One Mycobacterium marseillense DNA window includes the following coding sequences:
- a CDS encoding DUF302 domain-containing protein, whose amino-acid sequence MTSALSTTLHTSFEDAVDRTTKALADQGFGVLTTIDVKATLKQKLDEDMENYLILGACNPALAHRALGIHRQIGQLLPCNVVVRSDPDTDAVLVEAMDPQLMVKVTGEAGALQEVADQATARLQAAIGALG is encoded by the coding sequence ATGACATCGGCATTGAGCACCACGCTGCACACCTCGTTCGAGGACGCGGTGGATCGCACCACGAAAGCGCTGGCGGATCAGGGATTTGGCGTGCTGACCACGATCGACGTGAAAGCCACGCTCAAGCAGAAACTCGACGAAGACATGGAGAACTACCTCATCCTGGGTGCCTGCAACCCGGCGCTCGCGCACCGCGCGCTGGGCATCCACCGCCAGATCGGCCAATTATTGCCGTGCAACGTCGTGGTGCGCTCCGACCCCGACACTGACGCGGTCTTGGTCGAGGCGATGGATCCCCAGCTCATGGTCAAAGTGACCGGCGAAGCCGGGGCGTTGCAGGAGGTCGCGGACCAGGCCACCGCCAGGCTGCAAGCGGCGATCGGCGCGCTGGGTTAA
- a CDS encoding DsbA family protein codes for MSATESDQIAPKVTLWLDPVCPFSWNTARWLRTVAERTGLAIDWRLMSLAVLNEGRELPPAQQARMRDSQQIGRLMAAVARERGVAAWPAAYFAFGERYFDRSEPVDANLVAQVLMAVGARGATAAAVSDESLDESIRQQHQAAQDALGETGGSPILQIGERTFFGPVLTAVPAAEDASALFDAVETLAKTPQFAQLQRPRTAA; via the coding sequence ATGTCTGCCACCGAAAGTGATCAGATTGCGCCGAAGGTGACGCTGTGGCTAGACCCGGTGTGTCCCTTCTCGTGGAATACCGCACGTTGGCTGCGTACCGTCGCCGAGCGCACGGGATTGGCCATCGACTGGCGGCTGATGAGCCTGGCGGTGCTCAACGAGGGGCGCGAACTGCCGCCCGCGCAGCAGGCCCGCATGCGTGATTCGCAACAGATCGGTCGGCTGATGGCCGCCGTCGCGCGCGAGCGCGGCGTCGCGGCATGGCCGGCCGCGTATTTCGCCTTCGGCGAGCGGTATTTCGATCGTTCCGAACCCGTCGATGCCAACCTCGTAGCGCAGGTCTTGATGGCGGTCGGCGCCCGTGGCGCCACGGCGGCGGCGGTATCGGACGAATCGTTGGACGAGTCCATCCGGCAGCAACACCAGGCGGCCCAAGACGCGCTGGGCGAGACTGGCGGCAGCCCGATTCTGCAAATCGGCGAGCGTACCTTCTTCGGACCGGTCCTGACCGCGGTACCAGCCGCGGAGGATGCCTCCGCACTGTTCGATGCCGTCGAAACGTTGGCCAAAACCCCACAATTCGCCCAGCTGCAACGACCACGCACCGCGGCCTAG
- a CDS encoding metal-sensitive transcriptional regulator, with protein MANDVRGGSAPDGDTARHNQGDIDAVLARLRRAQGQLGGVISMIEQGRSCKDVVTQLAAVSRALDRAGFKIIASGLRDCIMPAGNRADSASLSMDELEKLFLSLA; from the coding sequence ATGGCAAACGATGTACGCGGCGGTTCTGCGCCGGACGGCGACACCGCGAGACATAACCAGGGCGACATCGATGCCGTCCTCGCCCGGCTGCGTCGGGCACAGGGGCAGCTCGGTGGCGTCATCTCGATGATCGAGCAGGGGCGTAGCTGCAAAGACGTTGTCACCCAGCTCGCGGCGGTATCGCGGGCCCTGGATCGCGCGGGTTTCAAGATCATCGCGTCGGGTCTGCGTGACTGCATCATGCCGGCGGGAAACCGGGCTGACAGTGCATCCCTGTCGATGGATGAGCTGGAAAAACTGTTTCTGAGCCTGGCCTGA
- a CDS encoding MmpS family transport accessory protein, whose product MPTFLERAWLPLVVVAAVAVGGVAVDRLRGVFGSEAIFTATGTSAEPLEASHIKRVTYEVYGPIGTAGSVNYLDNNAQPKQADFTALPWTLTITTTVPAVIASLVAQGTGDDIGCRITVNGELKDERSSAGRHAQTSCLVKAA is encoded by the coding sequence ATGCCTACGTTTCTCGAACGGGCTTGGCTGCCGCTTGTCGTCGTGGCGGCGGTTGCCGTCGGGGGCGTGGCCGTCGATCGGCTCCGCGGGGTTTTCGGCTCCGAAGCGATCTTCACCGCGACCGGCACCAGCGCCGAACCACTCGAGGCCTCGCACATCAAGCGGGTGACCTACGAGGTCTATGGACCCATTGGCACAGCGGGAAGCGTGAACTACCTCGACAACAACGCACAGCCGAAGCAGGCGGACTTCACCGCGCTGCCGTGGACTCTCACCATCACGACCACGGTGCCGGCAGTGATCGCCAGCCTGGTCGCGCAGGGCACCGGTGACGACATCGGCTGCCGCATCACCGTCAACGGCGAGCTCAAGGACGAGAGATCCTCGGCTGGGCGGCACG